Within Trachemys scripta elegans isolate TJP31775 chromosome 12, CAS_Tse_1.0, whole genome shotgun sequence, the genomic segment TGAGGAAAATTCAGAGACAGAAAGGCGATAGCTCAGTGGTAAGGACACTTAATTAGATGCCAGAGAGCTGAGTTCAaattcctgttctgcctggtttggagcagagactttaaACTTTCCTAGATCTCACATAAGTGCTTGAGCTGCAAGGCTGTTTGGGGTGGATGTTTTCCCTCTTGTAGCTGTTCCACGttgtataaataactaaatatttcttggagcagggacatgaatcTACATATCTCACAACCAGGCTGGGTGCCATAGCTCAGTGGTACACTGAGTTAATCTCACTCATTGTGTTTAGCGCAACGAATAATTAATTATTTGGACAAAGTGCAACAGCTCTAACAGGAAAGAGTGAAAACAAGACAGACTCTGTAGCCAGTTGGTTAGAACACTCATATGGGAGGATACATAGGGCTAACTTCTTGCTCCAAATCAGAGATTTGAGCCGGGGTCTTCTACATCTCAACTAAGTGCACTAACCACTCGACAACTGGCTCCTTCACTAGTTTTGACCTGAAATTCCATCCTAGATTTGAGGAAACCTTTGTGGCCTCTGTATTGGTTATGATGAAGCTGCATCTTCTGATGAAAGCTCATTTTGTCGAAATTTTTTGCCCAGTTCTACTGGTAAATCCAGTGAGCTGAGGGCTGTCTCCAAACGGAGTATTGTTTATTTCCCACAGTAGGAACAAAGGATAATGTAAGAGAAAATAAAGGATTTTATACTAACAACAGTAATATGTGCAACTCTGTCTTACCTAGAGACTTACTATCCATTGGCAGAGACCACAGGCAGTTCCCCTCTTTCTTCCAGGACCCTAAACACTGGTCTCTATCTGTGAGACCCACTTCTTATCAGCAGCTCCCTAAAACAACTGTTACTTCCCTTGAAAATTACACTATTATCTGCCCTAGAAGCCCTTTGTCACTGGTTCCTGGGATTTTGGGGTTCTCTTGTGTTTACACACTGGAATCCCTCCCTCCACTGATGGTCAGAGATGAATTATTATGTCAAAGTGAATTATTCTAGCATTGTTCCTTAACAGTTATTAGATGAGCAGTTTGGTTCTCATTATTGTTCTTTTTCCTCCCTCTGTTGACTTAGTcctacacaaacacacagtaaatATCCCAGCATTTAATCTCTTGTGTTCATATGACAAACCCCTTTACATCAATCAGACAGAGAGCGTGTAATATCCCTGAATTATTTAACATCAAAGCCTATCACAGGAACAAAAGGGGAGTATCATATGGGCAAGTATTATTTATTGGATGTGGTGAAAGAGTAGGAGCAAATGGAGGTATCCTCAATTCATTTTAACTTCAGTAGGGGAGATATTCTACCACCCACACCCAGTCCATACGTGATGCCATTTTCTTCAGCAAGTCGAGGGACTGGATAAGGTTCTAGTCAGTCTAAAAGAGAGACCGTACAAATTTCATTCACCTCCTTATGAAAGCAGCCAGTTTGCCTCCAGCTTTTTTCAATGCCTCTTTGACCAccttgtttctgaggctgtagatgagAGGATTGGCCAAGGGTGTCAGGACAGTATAGAAGACAGAGAACACTTTGCGCAGGTCTCCTGCAGTGCCAGCAGTTGGTATCATGTAACTAATGATGAGTGAGCCATAGAAAGTAGCAACTACGATGAGGTGGGAGGAACacgtggaaaaggccttttgcctctCGGTAGTGGAggggattctcaggatggtggcGATGATACAAACATAGCACATCAGGGTTAACAGGAATGTAGGAAGTATAATTGCAAAACACAGTAATAGATCTACCAGTTCAATCAGGCTggtgtcactgcaggagagtttGAGCATCGGGgcaaaatcacaaaagaaatggtcaatttcgTTGGGGCCACAGAATGTTAACCTGGCCATCAAAAGAGTTATCAAGGTACTAGTAAAGAAGGCCATTATCCAAGAGCCAGACACTAGCTGTATGCGAACCCAGCTTCTCATAAGTGCTGCATAATGCAAGGAATTGCATATTGCTAGGTAGCGGTCATAAGACATGGCTAATAGGAGGAAACATTCGGCAGTCACCATGAATACAAAGAAGTACAGTTGTGTGATGCAGCCGCTATAtgaaatggttctgtccccagtcaggaggctggccagcagcctgggcaggatggtggaggtgtagcaggtctccaagcaggacaagttccccaggaagaagtacatgggggtgtgaaggtgctgatcagtcaCAACTAGCACAAGAGTGAGGATGTTCCCAGCCATGGTTACAATATAGATCACTAGGAACAGCAGGAAGAGAGGGGTCTGCAGTTCTGGGAGATTCCCGAATCCCAATAGGATGAATTCTGTGATGAATGTTTGATTGCTCCACTCTACGTTTTCCATGAGTTTTCTCTAGAGGAAAAGAGGGAAAagagatataataataataataatagataacttttaaaaaaaccctgctagTCATTTGACTATTCTCTGGTCCAGAGACAATATGTTTCTTATTTAGTCAGAGGTAAATAAGCATCCACGGTTCACATTATCTTTTCTCATCTTCCATTCAGCTGTGTCAGAGTTGGATACCCTTTCATTCATTTGCAGGATGTTGCTGAAGGTCAATGATGATGGAGTGATAGCAAAACCATACATGCATCAGAAAATAGTGATTAGTTTAGAAAAAGAATAGGAACATCTATGGAAAGGTTTActctagaaaacaaaacaaaagagatatCATTGAGTGTTGGAGGGCTTTGAATTTCTGTACAGCTGGAATTTGCAGGGGagtcatatatttaaaaatattatggacATAGAAGCAGATGCCTTTTGAAAATAAGTCCATGgtttctccctttctctccccactgCCCCGAACCCTTTTAGAATGAGCACTCACTGCGACTGTAAATTGAACTTTCACGGGAGACTCCTGTATATCTGTAATTTATACAAATACCAGTGTTACATTTTCTGCTTTGCCATATAGGAAACCAGTGATTTTATCACTGATTTGAGctgcaaacattttgaaatgctgcACTAATGATATGATGATGCTGTTTGCTAGGCAGAGACAGATATCTCTACGTGGAAGTAGATTGCTCATATTAGTCAATATTTGTTCTTTTGTTTGATGTTCTTTTGTTtaacattcttttctttcttacttTACCTATCTGTCAGTTTTGATTattatcagtggaaatattttttcttcgtACTAGGTGtttacagtgaaatcaacatttgtgGACATGCATGGATAGAAATCAAATCCTTTCAAGCCTCCTGATCAGTTTTAAATTGGAGAAGGCAGAGACGCAGAAGTATGATCGTGTGTCACTTATTCGTTTATGGCCCTATAATGGTAGatactttacaaatatttataagtAGTAGACAGTCCCA encodes:
- the LOC117886094 gene encoding olfactory receptor 5V1-like; this translates as MAGNILTLVLVVTDQHLHTPMYFFLGNLSCLETCYTSTILPRLLASLLTGDRTISYSGCITQLYFFVFMVTAECFLLLAMSYDRYLAICNSLHYAALMRSWVRIQLVSGSWIMAFFTSTLITLLMARLTFCGPNEIDHFFCDFAPMLKLSCSDTSLIELVDLLLCFAIILPTFLLTLMCYVCIIATILRIPSTTERQKAFSTCSSHLIVVATFYGSLIISYMIPTAGTAGDLRKVFSVFYTVLTPLANPLIYSLRNKVVKEALKKAGGKLAAFIRR